The Chelonia mydas isolate rCheMyd1 chromosome 1, rCheMyd1.pri.v2, whole genome shotgun sequence nucleotide sequence GCATGTTTCTCCTGGAGGTGTTTGCCACTTTCCAAATCTGTGCCTGCACCAATGAGCTCCGGCTGCTGGCCAGTGTGCAGCCCAAGCCACATGTTGCCCTCACCCTCACCTACATTTTTACTGTCCTGCATGGATTGACGCTGACTGGCAGCACATGCAACCCCTGTGGCACTCTGCAACAAATCTTGGATGGTGGGATCTCAGTCAAGCAAGGCGGGCTGAAGATTGGAGCCCAGTTCGCTGGTGCAGTGCTGGCCAGAATTTACATGCATCGCATCTGGTCCATGGGGATCATCAACGTGCACTCTGAGGCACTGTCCGAGGGCTGCTGTAATCCCATCCAAACCACTGAGACCCAGGCTTTTTGCATAGAGCTGCTCTTCTCCACCGTGTTCCAGCTGACCATACTGCAATTTGAGTCAATTAAACCCAGGCTCAGAGTCCACCTAATTGCTCTTCTCATTACTATGCTGGTGTATGGAGGTtagttaccttttttttttttttgtcaatggTGGTCTCAAGTTATAGATATTTATGAATTATGTGATGTGTTAAAAAATGTGTGCATGCAAAATTGTTTCTGTAGTGCTGTTGTGCTTTACAGCTTACAAAAAACACTGAACAAAGGCCTTGATCCAGTAAGCTGAACCGGATAGGGATACTTCATTTGGACTCTGTATAGATGTAAAGGTCTACCTGCATAGATCCCattccaggattggggcctgagaATGAAGTGAAGTGAAATCTCTGTTCTAAGAATTTGCAATCTATAACAGTTTTATAATGGGTAAAACTAAATATAAAGAATTTCTCCAGAtggttcttttaaatattttactgaaacaaacagaaaaatcctttCATAATACAACTTTATATTACATGACATCTTTCATACAACTTGTGTCAATAcatttgcatcagtttaactacatcatAATACATCAGGtacatcagaggttctcaacctttttctttgtgaggcacccccaacatgctataaaaacttcatggcccacctgtgccacaactctttttctgcatatccggtagattaaaagccagggcctgcgttagggggtagcaagcagggcaattgcctacCAGGGCTCCATGCCACAAAGCTAAATTGCACAGGCTTCGGCTTCAGTGCCgggccaggtggtggggcttggggcctCGGGCTTCTGCCCCACACAGCGGGGCTTGAACTTTccgccctgggctccagcaagtaTAATGCCGACCCTGCTTGGCTGACCCTGCTTGGccgaccccctgaaacctgctcatggccccccacGGGGGCCCGGAGCCCTGATTGAGAACTACTGAGTAACATCAATGGGCAAATCCTTAACATAGTTATACTACTCACACGTAAAGCACggtttacaccagtgtgattTAATTAGGTATATTACATTGAGACTTCAGGTAAACCATGACTAGACCGCTGCAAATCGGTGGATATCCGTGGACTATGTTTGAGGATCGCAGATTGGCTGTGGATACagattttgtatccgtgcaggacTCTTAACCATGACCAGGAACAAATGTCTCTCAAGTGTATACACGGTAGTGTTAATTGGCAATCAATTAATTCAAGTTACAGCACAACCAGCAACTCTAGTCTAAACAAGACCAGGAAGAATGGAGCAAGTCCATAAAGATTTGCAGAAAAAAGTTTAGCAATTTTGAACTACATTCTGAAGTGAAATTTTGAGGACAAATGCAATGTGGTGATGCTTCCTAACAGATTTTAAGTGTCTCAtctgaatttttcagcaaaagtcTTAGAAGAGGGGTATACACTAGATTATAGTATTCTGACAGCATAAAATATAACACAAGATTCCTGATTActaacattcctctgctgtctagcaaatatATGTGTAAGCCAAAGTATGTGTCATGTCATCCCCTTAGTGGCTGGTCCTCatagaggatagtggcctgttaCTGCTGTTAGTGAACTCAAGTGGTAGACTTCTGCACTGTGgatagggtgactagacagcaaatgtgaaaaatcaggacggggtggggggtaataggagcctatataagaaaaagtccccaaaatcgggactgtccctataaaatcgggacatctggtcactctaactGTGGATCTAATGCTCTTGggttccagccctgctgatgatctatgcaggagatcagaatgGCTCAACGTGAGggaatgtttgtatttttttaatttgttttttaaaaacactggaaTATTACGtataaaaaaactacattaaaagaacattaaggttacaaaatcaaccactcaaaagttaggaaattctaGAACTAAGGTTGCCTGAGCAGTCGTAATTCATCCTTCTTTATGTAACATTATGATATAGttgttaattacatgattacCTGTTATTTGTTTTactggatccctgcctcatttagtgcacaggatggatacTGAATGAAGCAGTGGGTTGCAAGAAGAGAAAGAATGGTCTCCTGCTGTTAAGGCaattggactgggactctggagagctgagttctctttctgcctcagtctTCCTATATTGGGCAAGACTGTTATAATGCATACATGAAAAGAGGCTGAATTGTGGTTGCCCAGGCAAACTTAATTGTGGTATTTCTTAgcttgaatgcttgactttgcaaccttaatgttcttttcagATATTACTGAAAATCATGTATAGGTGAATGAGATAATCCTCAAATATAAAAATCATGAGGGATGAGTCCAAAAGCTTGTTTAGGCTTTGGGATCCTGATTCACAATGCTGCagattaatatttataaattattaaaCTGGGCCATTTTCATTGTTATGTACTTCAAGCATTCAGTTTTTTCTCCAACAAATACCAAATAGATTAGACCAGTGGTTATCAACCAGAAGTCTGGGGCCCACTGGGCAGCCCAAGCAGGTTTCAAGGGGTCTGCCAAGAGGGaccggcattagacttgctggggcccagggaagaAAGATGAATCCCCACTGTATGGGACTGAAGCCTAAGGCTGCAAGCCCCACTGCTCAAGGCTGATGCTGAAGTCTGAGCAACTAAGCTTTGTGGGGTCCCCTGTGGCGGGGGgcccccgggcaattgccctaaTTTCTGCCCCCAAtgttggccctggcttttatatgcagaaaaacagttgttgtggcacaggtgggctgtgaaGTTTTTGTAGTATGTTgggggagcctcagaaagaaaaaggttgagaacccctggattagaccATAATATGGAGTAGtaatttgccatttttaaaattttacattattttacttGTGTTATAAAAAGTATACTAAATCTGTGAATTTGAACTAAGTTagatggtttgtttttaaaagccaaatTGTGGGTGTGCTTTTCAAACTGACGTGCTTCAGTAATGAATGACCCAGATATATCAGAGTACATTTCTTATATGTCAGGCTTCAGCCTAAGGTGAATGTTTTATGACCTAGTAAACATTCAAGAGCTTTGTGTCTAAAAAgcgattgttttttaaaaaaaacaaacgtttattatttgctccataacaaatttgttttgtgtacattttttaaaacgattttttcctctatttttttctgttctggaCAGAGACTTGCATGCCGTAAAGTACCTAGCAGCATACTTGGGAACAATACCAAAGATAAACAGGGTTTATGAAGTTATAAGGCAATTTTCACCTGGGCATTTAAGCATAAACTGCTATCACCAACATTTTTCACTAGGATCCTAAAGTCTAGCTGGGTTATTTCCTGATATATAATTACCAGTAAACCTGACCCAAAAGAGTGATGTTACACCTCAATTTATTTTAACTACCACTAATATACATATCAGATGGGTCAAATTAACTGCTGATGATGTGCAAGAAAGTTAGAAAAATCATCATTGTTATTTGTAAACTGAATGACTTGTATAGGGAGTGATTGAGAGAGAATAAATTTGGAAGCCCTCAATGTCATattctttcactttttgaaaGTACAAACAGCTTTTATAAAAACTAACCTTTTCTGCCTTGTTACTCTTCATATAGTATTTATGGAAGTACCAAAAAACATGTGAGTAATTGGTCCCATGTAATTTAGGtctttaaatattttctgtttgaaGGAAGGCACTTATATTTAAAAAGCATAGTGTAAAAATGGAAATACACCTTCTGTACCTTTCACAGCCCATAATTTTCACAGTAACTCCCAGTCTCCCTGACCATCAAAATTCAAGTGCAAAGAGCTTATTAAGTGATGTGCAATATtaccatgattttaaaaaatatactacaAAATATTTACTGTTGTACTATGAAGTGTTATGTAGTATTAAAACTACACTTgtcaaattaataaagaatattttGATGTATTATCCTTATGAGACCAGTAGCTCAAAATGTGAACTGGCTGTGATACCTACACACATGTATCATCCTTGAATGCAGGGAGCCCAGGGGGATACAAATATGAGGGAAAAGTTCAAGGTTGATTAAGGTACCTTAACTTTGCATTTCTATGTTTTCCAGtgttcctttctgtttttgtttttaaagtataactttaatttttatcgcttgtagatttttttttaaagtagtgttTTATTAAGGTTCAAATTACATTTTTGGTTTAGAATAAATATCTCAATATTTAAAACTGCCCAAAAGCATGTGAGGTACCTTGGAGAACAAACAGAAATACGGTGATACTGCCTTGAAGACTTTTTAATCTAAAATTTATACTGTATGTAaaataaccttttaaaatgttgtgttaaTCATTATCTGTATAACGAGAGATTATAGAAGTTCTCCGTTTCCTATGCAAAACTAGCTATGGAGGACTACTGCTTC carries:
- the AQP11 gene encoding aquaporin-11, whose protein sequence is MVLDETWISLLLMVGTMMLVGGCRKLTQRHMYTRRPRMFLLEVFATFQICACTNELRLLASVQPKPHVALTLTYIFTVLHGLTLTGSTCNPCGTLQQILDGGISVKQGGLKIGAQFAGAVLARIYMHRIWSMGIINVHSEALSEGCCNPIQTTETQAFCIELLFSTVFQLTILQFESIKPRLRVHLIALLITMLVYGGGNLTGAIFNPALAFSLHASCFHDKFWDYSIVYWMAPSLGTVLVAIVWGEILPLIF